The Desulfatibacillum aliphaticivorans DSM 15576 DNA window CGGCGAGCGAAAAACACCTGCATGGAATCAACTTGACGTTCGCCTCTCCTCCCTTGAGGGAGGTTTCTCCGAAGTTTTGGTACTGGCCCATGGCCCCATGGCGAACATAGGTAATGCGATCCCTGATGAAATTTGCAAAAAGAGTCGCCCCCCAATGCAACCAGGGCGCTGTTTCGTCCTGATAGGAAAGGGAGCAGCTTTGCACGTTCTCCAGGCCCAGCCCGGGATTGGGATTGGTCGTCGAACTTTTGCTGTAGCGCTGCCTGATGGTGGGAGTGTTGGCCGAGAGGTTTGCTTTGGCCTGGAAGGTCCGTTGTCCGATTGTCCACATCAGTGCCGCTTCCGGGTTCAACACCGGGTCGTATTCGGAATAGTAATCGCCTCTAAGGCCCAAAGAAAGGGAAAGAGGGAGGCTCCCCAAAGGAAAGCCTTTTTTGGCGAAAGCGAAAAAGCCGTGTTCGTCATGCCCTCCAAACCCTGTACCCTGAGCCCGGATGCACTTTCCTCCGGCGCCAACAGACATCCCCTGCAACGGCCCGTCGTTCGCCTGGAGAAGGAATTTCTGCCCCCATTCCGTGGAGCGGAGGATTGAGTCCAGGTTTTTGCTGTGGTCCGTGTTTTCCGAGTCGCCGAAGTTAAAGTAGGTTTTAGAGGCCAGGGAGTCTATCTTGCCGTCAAGAAGCAAGGAGCCTTGGCTCTGATCATTACGGGAGTGGGGAGTGGGGTATTCGGGCAGTCCGGCGTATCCCTGCTCCATATCCACAATGTTACCGGACAAGGAAAGCGTGCGTTTATCCGAGGCCTTGTACTGAAGCCGCGCCCCCGCTCGCAGGGTTTGCTTGTCGTTGTTTATGCGGAATCCGTCTGTGCGCTCACATCCCGCGTCAAACCCGACGCCGAGCTTGCCTTGGGCCGCCTGGACGGATGCGCTTCCATATGCGCCGCCGTAATTGCCTCCGTAACCCTTTATCCGGCCCGAAAAGGTCTTGATGCTCCCCGTGCTTATTAGAATTACGCCGCCGCTGGCGTCCTCTCCGTATTCCACGCCGCCGCTTTTCAACACCTCTATCCGGCTTAGGCTTTCCAGGGAAACCAAGTCCCAGCGCACGCTGCCTGCATGGGTTGCATCATTGATGGGCCTGCCGTCCAAAAGCACTTTAACTTTGTACGACCCTCTGATGGATATGCTGGAGCTTGAGGCCTTCACACCTGGGGTCCTGTTTAACACGTCCTCAATGGACTGGGCCTGCATGGCCCTGATTTCCTCTTCTTCAAGGACTACCCGGTCCGCATCGGCCAAAGCCCATGGAGGGAAAAGCATCAGGGCTGACAGAAAAAGCAATATAAAAAGACGCACTATCATGGTTACTCGGTCAACTCCTCGATTTCGCCTTCCATATCCAGGTATTCCTGCATGAGGTTTTCCTCCATTTCCTCCGAGGCGTTCCACATGCCCCGCTTGATGGCCTCCAGCAGCTTGTCCAGGATGTTTTGCAGGGCGTAGGGATTGACCTCTTTCATCCAATCCTGCATTTCCCGGTCCAGAGCGTATTTATTAGCGACCCGCTCGTACATCCAGTCATCCATGACGTCCGCCGTGGCGTCCCAGCCGAGCATGACGTCCATCATGTGGGAGATGTCGCCGGCGCCTTTGTATCCGTGGCGTTTGAGGCCGTCCAGCCACTTGGGATTGATAAGGCGAGACCGGAGGATGTGCTTGGCTTCCTCCTGCGTGGTGCGCATTTTCACCCGTCTCGGGTCGGAGCTGTCCCCCATCAGGGACAAGGGGGCCTCGCCCCGGACGGTTTTGGCCGCCACAATCAAGCCTCCGTAATAATTGTAATAATCCGTGCAGCTCATCATGTCGTATTCGCGGGAGTCCTCATTTTTTACTGTTGTGTCCATGCGGGACAAGACCCTGCGGAAGGTTTCGGGCTTTTGAGCGCCGTAGGTTCCTTTTCCATAGGCATGGGAGGAATAGCGGATGTAATTGGCGGCCAGGTCGTCCTGCGTGTCCCACTGCTTGGATTCCACCAGTTCGGCCACGCCCGCGCCGTAAGCGCCGGGAGGACAGCCGAAAACCCGGAACGTGGCTTCCCGAAAGGCTTCGTCTTTACTCATGCCCGATTCCATATAGGTCTGCATGTCCGTGACCACGTGCTTGCGGATCAGGTTGGATTCTTCAGGTTCGTCCAGGACGGCGGCCATTTGGGCTGCATCATCCAGCAATTCCATGAGATTGGGAAAGGAATCCCGGAAGAATCCCGATGTCCGGGGGGTGACGTCGATTCTCGGCCTGTTTAGTTGCGAGGAAGGGATGACCTCCAGGCCGACAACCCTGCCGCTTCCCTTGGCCCACACAGGTTTCAAACCATACAGATAGAGGATCTCGGCGATGTCATCCCCCCGGGATCGCATGGTGGGGCCGCCGTATATGACGATGCCTACGTTTTCAGGATATTTGCCTGTTTCCTCCCGGGTGCGTTCAATGAGCGCGTCGCCCAGCCGCACCCCCACCTCCCAGGCGCCTGGCGTGGGGATGGTCAGGGGGTCCACGGAATAAAAATTGCGGCCCGTGGGCAATATGTCCGCCTGCCCTCTGGAGGGCGCGCCGGAAGGGCCGGGCGGAACGAATTCGCCGTTCAGGCCGGCCATGGTTGCGTCTATTTCTTCGGTAGTCCTGGCTATATTGGGCGCCAGAGATTCGGCGATGTATGCCAGGCTTTTTTCCAGCATAAGGTCGCGCTTGCCAACAGCGTCCTCGACAATAGAGGGAACGGCGTTTTTATCAAAACCGGTCTTGTGGAAATTACCCACCATGGCCAGGGCGGTCTCGTGAGCCAGGCGGATGCATTCACCGCCTTTTTTACCGCCATATTGAGCCAAGGCGTTGCCTTTGTTGTCCAGCAGCACGTCCATGTCCCACCCCAATGTCTGGCACACGGACTCCCGCAAGGACGGGACGTCCCCATTATCCAGGCGGGTGAGTTGGACCAGAAACTCCACCAACTGCTCGCCTTGGGGCGGAACGGAGAAGGTGTGCAGGCCGTCCTCGATCATGGTGTCGGAAAGCTCGTGCATGTAGGAATGGAGCTTTTCCAGGAATGCGTTAAAGTCAGCAAAAACGCTTTCCTCCGCCGCCTCCAGGTCCTTGTCCAGATCCGCCTCCTTGACCGCCTCCCACACCAGGGGCTTGAGCACACTGCATTTTGCCGGATCTTCCTTTTTGGCGTCCTCGTATTCCTTGACCTTGGATTCCACCTTGGTCAGGTCTTCATACAAGTCCGCATTGGTGAAGACCGGGGTCAGGTGGTCGATAATGCAGCAATAGGAACGCCTTTTGGCCTGGGCGCCCTCGCTGGGATCGTTGATGATGTAAGGATAGATGTTGGGCAGATCCATGATGGCCGAGTCGGGATAGCATTCCTCGGACAGGCCGAGAGCCTTGCCTGGCAGCCATTCCAGGGACCCGTGCTTGCCAATGTGCATGACGGCGTCGGCCTTGAACACGTTTTTAATCCATCGGTAGTGCGCCAGATAATGGTGCGGCGGAGAAAGGTACATGTCGTGATAGATGGCTTCCGTGTTTTCGAAAAAGCCCCTGGGCGGCTGGATGGTCACGAACACATTGCCGTTGACGAATCCCGGAAACATCATTTGCTCTTTGTAAACAAAGAGTTCGCCGGGGATTTTTCCCCAATCGTGGGTTTGCTTCTGCCGCGTTGCTGCGGGAAGCCCTTCGTGCCATGGCTTGTATTCCTTGTCCGAGGCGAAAGCCTGGCAGCGTTCCGCCATTTTATCGTAGGTGAGCCACCGTTGGTCGCAGGTCATGCAGCCCAGGATGCGTTCGGCCAGTTGCTGGCCGTTTTCAAAGCATTCCTCCACCTGGTATCCGTCGTTTTTCATCCTGTCCAGCATGAGCTTGACCGACTCGAAACTGTCCAGGCCCCTGGCGCAGCCGATCCGGTCGTTTCGGGGCGGGTAGTGATGAAAGACGATGGCGACTTTTTTCTCGCTGTTTTTCAATTTGGAAAGCCTGCCCCAGTTGAGCGCCAGGGAGACCATTTTTTTGCTGCGGTTTTCAATGGGCTTGTACCGGCTGAGCAGGGCCCCCGTGACCGGGTCAACGTCCTCTTCCTCCCGGCTGGCTATGGGTACGGTAATAAGGGCGCCGTCAAATTCAGGCTGGGCCGCATTGAACGAAACCTCCATGGTTTTCATGCCCTGGACCGAAGCCCGCCAAACCTCTTGGGGCTGCATGGTCATCATGGCCTGGATGACCGGAACGTTCATGGCGGGATAGAGTTTTTTGTACTCTTTGGAAACCATGGTGAGGGCGAACATCATGGGGTTGAT harbors:
- a CDS encoding TonB-dependent receptor plug domain-containing protein — protein: MIVRLFILLFLSALMLFPPWALADADRVVLEEEEIRAMQAQSIEDVLNRTPGVKASSSSISIRGSYKVKVLLDGRPINDATHAGSVRWDLVSLESLSRIEVLKSGGVEYGEDASGGVILISTGSIKTFSGRIKGYGGNYGGAYGSASVQAAQGKLGVGFDAGCERTDGFRINNDKQTLRAGARLQYKASDKRTLSLSGNIVDMEQGYAGLPEYPTPHSRNDQSQGSLLLDGKIDSLASKTYFNFGDSENTDHSKNLDSILRSTEWGQKFLLQANDGPLQGMSVGAGGKCIRAQGTGFGGHDEHGFFAFAKKGFPLGSLPLSLSLGLRGDYYSEYDPVLNPEAALMWTIGQRTFQAKANLSANTPTIRQRYSKSSTTNPNPGLGLENVQSCSLSYQDETAPWLHWGATLFANFIRDRITYVRHGAMGQYQNFGETSLKGGEANVKLIPCRCFSLAASYTYLEAKDDETGLWLTCKPKHKVKCEAAFQPWDSLLMGLSVNYYSSQFTLTDNSEQVSEYATADFRAEYKHDSFSLFGEVENLADKTYLYGDGYPGWPRTWTAGASVGF
- the cobN gene encoding cobaltochelatase subunit CobN, which gives rise to MSQFSLCYFSATSMEIQSLSGGIQRFLGQGGLARVFARTQSQLFDQRQIDSFVKRAMTSDIVIIGLHGGKQSCPAWDAMMAAMEMEDGAKPLLHVQPTGGDEESMALAQEYSTRFDSPEWKDICAYLSYGGAMNFCSLMRYLEAFLDRRAPDAPLPEVLPQEGIYHPDFPGIPSIEEYKEKNIRPGRLTVGLWFYQSYWVNNNLAYIDAIIREIERRGANVIPVFHQRFKDVVVKNRGSDYVVENFFMEDGKSVIDVLINPMMFALTMVSKEYKKLYPAMNVPVIQAMMTMQPQEVWRASVQGMKTMEVSFNAAQPEFDGALITVPIASREEEDVDPVTGALLSRYKPIENRSKKMVSLALNWGRLSKLKNSEKKVAIVFHHYPPRNDRIGCARGLDSFESVKLMLDRMKNDGYQVEECFENGQQLAERILGCMTCDQRWLTYDKMAERCQAFASDKEYKPWHEGLPAATRQKQTHDWGKIPGELFVYKEQMMFPGFVNGNVFVTIQPPRGFFENTEAIYHDMYLSPPHHYLAHYRWIKNVFKADAVMHIGKHGSLEWLPGKALGLSEECYPDSAIMDLPNIYPYIINDPSEGAQAKRRSYCCIIDHLTPVFTNADLYEDLTKVESKVKEYEDAKKEDPAKCSVLKPLVWEAVKEADLDKDLEAAEESVFADFNAFLEKLHSYMHELSDTMIEDGLHTFSVPPQGEQLVEFLVQLTRLDNGDVPSLRESVCQTLGWDMDVLLDNKGNALAQYGGKKGGECIRLAHETALAMVGNFHKTGFDKNAVPSIVEDAVGKRDLMLEKSLAYIAESLAPNIARTTEEIDATMAGLNGEFVPPGPSGAPSRGQADILPTGRNFYSVDPLTIPTPGAWEVGVRLGDALIERTREETGKYPENVGIVIYGGPTMRSRGDDIAEILYLYGLKPVWAKGSGRVVGLEVIPSSQLNRPRIDVTPRTSGFFRDSFPNLMELLDDAAQMAAVLDEPEESNLIRKHVVTDMQTYMESGMSKDEAFREATFRVFGCPPGAYGAGVAELVESKQWDTQDDLAANYIRYSSHAYGKGTYGAQKPETFRRVLSRMDTTVKNEDSREYDMMSCTDYYNYYGGLIVAAKTVRGEAPLSLMGDSSDPRRVKMRTTQEEAKHILRSRLINPKWLDGLKRHGYKGAGDISHMMDVMLGWDATADVMDDWMYERVANKYALDREMQDWMKEVNPYALQNILDKLLEAIKRGMWNASEEMEENLMQEYLDMEGEIEELTE